In the genome of Henningerozyma blattae CBS 6284 chromosome 5, complete genome, one region contains:
- the MSK1 gene encoding lysine--tRNA ligase MSK1 (similar to Saccharomyces cerevisiae MSK1 (YNL073W); ancestral locus Anc_2.223), whose amino-acid sequence MFRHVTHHVTRCRHSPAAALATRLAPNLAANWPARYPPLPPSTISVASVLCATKCSQESDTKDTAVQRCQESPFHIAGIISAIRKSSRRLWFIDLTDSHLPASAKIQLMVDYKTQSGLTPNLSPDEFYDQMAQLHKGDSIACSGTPFTNPRGQTGLSLDSLPTLLAPIQSVLPNKLVHKDKINKNKIIAYRVTQDYSTLILRNKLLWALRQFLYTRDFIEVETPILTSIPTSSNASKFITTTNDTSKKNLFLRIAPELMLKRLVISGLPKIFEIGKNFRNEGIDSTHNPEFTTIETYETFKDLPYLIEFTESLWKHLFQHLDLTDHPVYKALQQNNWQFQKVSFLETFQKKTNIDLSTIDLANTADLLDRIPPHDKRKLPPNLNTLPMATILDKLSSFYIESISFTHSHLPTLIYDYPTVLSPLSKHKNGHVANRFEVFINGIEYVNAYEEQNCPQSQLDAFTAQDPTNIDHDFIDAMKLGMPPTVGFGMGIDRFLMLISNTKRIEDVLPLGSLDDL is encoded by the coding sequence ATGTTCCGCCACGTGACCCACCACGTGACCCGTTGCCGCCACTCGCCTGCTGCTGCTTTGGCTACTAGACTAGCTCCAAATTTGGCGGCAAATTGGCCAGCCCGTTACCCGCCCCTGCCGCCATCCACAATCTCTGTCGCCTCTGTTTTGTGCGCCACAAAATGTTCTCAAGAAAGTGACACAAAAGATACTGCTGTGCAAAGATGCCAAGAATCTCCATTCCATATAGCTGGTATCATCTCTGCTATTCGCAAGAGCTCTCGTCGTCTATGGTTTATTGATCTTACAGATTCTCATCTTCCAGCATCTGCCAAGATTCAATTGATGGTCGATTACAAGACACAGTCTGGCTTAACCCCTAATTTATCTCCCGATGAATTCTACGATCAAATGGCTCAATTACACAAGGGTGATTCCATAGCTTGTTCAGGAACACCTTTTACAAACCCCAGGGGCCAGACCGGTCTATCTCTTGATAGTTTACCCACACTATTGGCTCCAATCCAATCGGTACTACCAAACAAACTTGTtcataaagataaaattaacaaGAATAAAATCATCGCGTATCGGGTCACTCAGGATTATTCCACTCTCATTTTACGTAACAAGCTTCTCTGGGCCCTGCGTCAATTCTTGTATACTCGTGATTTCATAGAGGTAGAAACTCCTATCTTAACTTCGATCCCTACGTCTTCCAATGCCTCCAAATTCATCACCACAACAAATGACACttccaagaaaaatttgttTCTGAGAATCGCTCCAGAACTCATGTTGAAGAGATTAGTCATTTCTGGTCTACCCAagatatttgaaattggGAAAAATTTCAGAAATGAAGGTATCGACTCGACTCATAACCCGGAATTCACCACCATCGAAACGTATGAGACGTTTAAGGATTTGCCCTATTTGATCGAGTTCACAGAATCGCTTTGGAAACATCTTTTCCAACACTTGGATCTAACTGATCATCCCGTCTATAAAGCGttacaacaaaataattggCAATTCCAGAAAGTTTCCTTCCTAGAGACTTTCCAAAAGAAAACCAACATCGACCTATCCACAATAGACCTTGCAAACACCGCAGATTTACTCGATAGAATCCCCCCTCATGACAAACGTAAATTACCACCAAATTTAAACACACTCCCCATGGCCACTATTCTTGATAaactttcttctttttatattgaaTCCATCTCATTTACCCACTCTCATTTACCCACTCTCATATACGACTATCCGACAGTCTTGTCCCCCTTATCAAAGCATAAGAATGGTCATGTCGCCAATAGGTTCGAAGTATTTATTAATGGGATAGAATATGTAAATGCTTATGAAGAACAAAATTGTCCTCAATCTCAATTGGATGCATTCACCGCACAAGATCCAACCAATATTGATCACGACTTCATTGATGCAATGAAATTGGGCATGCCCCCCACTGTGGGGTTTGGAATGGGGATTGATCGATTTTTAATGTTGATTTCAAATACGAAAAGAATTGAAGATGTTTTGCCACTCGGTTCATTAGatgatttataa
- the TBLA0E03690 gene encoding GIG1 family protein, which translates to MEWKSLEPSEEVLSWEKIKNLIASGNLPQLRRNKASTTKYHQFKDELKKQKLSVSEHVMKKLGWDMEELIELNTVKYKDTNSKIEHAFSQDKLFQVTENDFPYNFDKHVVHLLVWSKIKLPLYEDESLNLKNPAMNDKINEFLARSLQMDKCKYDWFLNYTALQSIENVSHIHLLIYYDDLKDFDLEKVQAGFAIRK; encoded by the coding sequence ATGGAATGGAAATCATTAGAACCAAGTGAAGAAGTTCTTTCATGGGAAAAGATCAAAAACTTGATAGCTAGTGGCAATTTACCACAATTACGTCGTAACAAGGCAAGTACAACCaaatatcatcaattcaaagatgaattgaaaaaacaaaaacttAGTGTAAGTGAACATGTAATGAAGAAACTTGGCTGGGATATggaagaattaattgaattaaatactGTAAAATACAAAGATACCAATAGTAAAATCGAACATGCGTTTTCtcaagataaattattccaaGTTACAGAGAATGATTTCccatataattttgataaacaTGTAGTTCATTTACTTGTTTGGTCCAAGATCAAATTACCCTTGTATGAAGATGaaagtttaaatttaaaaaaccCTGCAATGAATGATAagattaatgaatttttagcAAGGAGTTTACAAATGGATAAATGTAAATATGATTggtttttaaattatacaGCATTACAAAGCATTGAAAATGTTTCacatattcatttattgatatattatgacgatttaaaagattttgatttggaaaaaGTTCAGGCAGGGTTTGCAATTCGTAAGTAG
- the RNH201 gene encoding ribonuclease H2 catalytic subunit RNH201 (similar to Saccharomyces cerevisiae RNH201 (YNL072W); ancestral locus Anc_2.224) produces MDTSALPPTVLKSLNSLHTKTYYSSVPDSIVSKKDTSPIILGVDEAGRGPVLGPMVYGIAYCTTNYMNEFIIPNYEFDDSKKLTDTIRKKLFSKMYSNDPSIDPEINQIGYATTAITPNDISSGMLRFPPSKNYNLNEQAHDVTIALIQGVLDQNVQLSHVYVDTVGPPQSYQKKLETRFPNVKFTVTKKADSLYCIVSVASVVAKVTRDFLIDSMKRNPNENIGSGYPSDPNTKRWLRESQTKLFGWPCDMVRFSWQTCDTLLTDSNTKSIQIDWEEDFLTKKRKFNSKDYETNLLKKSKEPKTLENWFFN; encoded by the coding sequence atggaTACTTCAGCTTTACCCCCAACAgtattaaaatcattaaacTCATTACATACAAAGACCTACTATTCGTCTGTTCCTGACTCAATCgtttcaaaaaaagatacTTCTCCAATCATATTAGGAGTCGATGAAGCTGGTCGTGGTCCTGTATTAGGTCCCATGGTTTATGGAATAGCCTATTGTACTACAAATTATATGAATGAATTTataattccaaattatgaatttgatgattctaaaaaattaactgaTACGATTCgtaagaaattattttcaaaaatgtaTTCCAATGATCCATCAATTGATCCAGAGATCAATCAAATTGGGTATGCTACTACAGCAATCACTCCAAATGACATTTCAAGTGGCATGTTAAGATTTCCACCATCaaagaattataatttaaacgAGCAAGCTCATGATGTTACTATAGCTTTGATCCAAGGTGTACTAGATCAAAATGTTCAATTAAGTCATGTTTATGTAGATACCGTAGGTCCTCCACAATCgtatcaaaaaaaattagaaacaAGATTTCCAAATGTTAAATTCACTGTCACTAAAAAAGCAGATTCTTTATATTGTATTGTTAGTGTGGCAAGTGTTGTTGCTAAAGTAACAAgagattttttaattgattccatgaaaagaaatccaaatgaaaatataggTTCAGGTTATCCATCCGATCCAAATACTAAACGTTGGTTACGTGAAAGTCAAACCAAGTTGTTCGGTTGGCCTTGTGATATGGTGAGATTTTCTTGGCAAACTTGTGATACTCTATTGACAGATTCTAATACAAAAAGTATACAGATTGATTGGGAAGAAGATTtcttaacaaaaaaaagaaagtttAATAGTAAAGATTATGAAACtaatcttttgaaaaaatccAAAGAACCAAAGACTTTAGAAAATTGGttcttcaattaa
- the TOM7 gene encoding Tom7p (similar to Saccharomyces cerevisiae TOM7 (YNL070W); ancestral locus Anc_2.226) — MVSLPSFILSDESKERMNKVWNLAHGITHYGWIPFILYLGWASSPNKPNFLNLLSPLPSV; from the coding sequence ATGGTTTCCTTACCTTCCTTCATTTTAAGCGACGAATCTAAAGAACGTATGAACAAAGTTTGGAACTTGGCTCATGGTATTACACATTATGGCTGGATTCCATTCATCTTATATTTGGGCTGGGCTAGCTCTCCAAATAAACCAAACTTTTTGAACTTATTATCGCCATTACCAAGTGTCTAA
- the CSM2 gene encoding Csm2p (similar to Saccharomyces cerevisiae CSM2 (YIL132C); ancestral locus Anc_2.229), producing MNVINFKSLSNLSIWVDPLPIILSNLMISILQENDDIEIQFIDSNNSFPINQFQKIIQNKDIDSRIYERVRISTCLDLNELKIISDRLVQINNIRKIRHEQKKINRKNESNNITKDINNEDSTKDSNDNANNSNILNKSDTPSFLFISGLDVMFRNTQLGKSAEEAHSLLKECLLKLRIVGNTIIDDQFFLRTIIGFPINELAVPESNSNHTFSGSYKSIDKIGNKRVRRSLKGNTLGEYVSKYFSDKTLSDKDF from the coding sequence ATGAATgtcattaatttcaaatctttgTCTAATCTTAGTATTTGGGTAGATCCGTTACCAATTATCTTATCAAACTTAATGATATCCATATTACAAGAAAAcgatgatattgaaatacAATTTATcgattcaaataattcatttccaataaatcaattccaaaaaataattcaaaataaagatatagaTAGTAGGATTTACGAGAGAGTACGGATCAGTACGTGTCTAGATCTAAACGAATTGAAAATCATTAGTGACAGGCTGGTTCAGATTAATAACATCAGGAAAATACGACatgaacaaaaaaaaataaacagaAAGAATGAAAGTAACAATATTACTAAAGATATCAATAATGAAGACTCAACAAAGGACTCCAATGATAATGCAAacaattctaatatattaaataagaGTGATACGCCaagttttttatttattagtGGCTTAGATGTAATGTTTCGAAATACTCAACTTGGTAAATCTGCAGAAGAAGCtcattcattattaaaagaatgtttattaaaattaagaatTGTTGGTAATACAATAATAGAtgatcaattttttttaagaacTATAATCGGATTCCcaataaatgaattagcAGTCCCAGAATCCAATAGTAATCATACTTTTAGTGGTAGttataaatcaattgataaaattggTAATAAACGTGTTCGGAGAAGTCTCAAAGGGAATACATTGGGTGAATATGTTTCGAAGTATTTTTCTGATAAAACTCTTTCTGATAAGGATTTTTGA
- the TBLA0E03730 gene encoding uncharacterized protein (similar to Saccharomyces cerevisiae FKH1 (YIL131C) and FKH2 (YNL068C); ancestral locus Anc_2.230): MSNIQKTYTPQQHRKLVNAIISVLGTPEQPTTVSRVYSNEKNSATQVQAYAKIGGKDWTYYVKDLEISIGRTTNAESKNNLELHSNNNTTDSSSTSTSNQIDVDLGPAKVVSRKHAVVKFNMQYGGWELHVLGRNGAKVNFKRVTVNSTPYPLSSGTILDIGGTQMMFILPDHEPIIMQNCLDQILPKLVDSYMSITDNPDDDDTLLSDLIKNSVQYKTIIQERDNQLRNLELQSKQNDVKPHQQIRTFKIYNGSNNSNYPNGYNNNSDMGNNGQQPGLVLLSPDLSGSTASFSSNHSVGTAILGPGSSRHDMPSVLATEFPHSVDFSSDLSLPENRSVKPPHSYATMITQAILSTSEGVISLADIYKYISDNYAYYRFAKSGWQNSIRHNLSLNKAFEKVPRKPNEPGKGMKWRINEDYQRDLLKKWNSGKISKVIRRGSSVTRQLQLYMSKYNTLPVQQQEQKLLQKEKDKLNKSNLTDKTTQYQQQNPIQQYSISQQSTQKQPYQPNTNTNIINNNTALPQQNQIIQNNQYHHSNNTLQQSNSLPSAQYQRNSIQNPPHIKQIHSFDGSISKPTHNSNSKENNPIRRLENVPMVATRSSMDLNNHLHTSNSMSNILQNHMPNQPIQQQQQQHATHNYSNSFQHPIQNSNQNSLNQTHFQSISNQNNSSLMPFSNSMSYRQDGLSILTTANNSANTNFNSNSHGNNQYPHPINTSRSMNPILQPPTGIGYLSPTNDSLLGSPTKAFHITAMEAYTPERGSALHNISPNGHHATGSINNENLNVGNKVSDNSNTFSSTDLKGYSVSNGPLLKQDSSASKSNAKSSPNVWNLLQFTSATNTPGNPSRENNGDASLFGPNGATITNESKGIDNEDRSANISSSPLKRQSHNIHNAPNNELILDTESAKISVVHD, encoded by the coding sequence ATGTCGAATATACAAAAAACATACACCCCTCAACAACATAGAAAATTAGTTAATGCGATAATATCAGTATTAGGTACTCCAGAACAACCAACTACAGTATCAAGAGTTTATTCCaacgaaaaaaattcaGCTACTCAAGTACAGGCATATGCCAAGATAGGTGGCAAGGATTGGACTTATTACGTCaaagatttagaaatttcGATTGGTAGAACTACAAATGCTGAAtcgaaaaataatttagaattacATTCTAATAACAATACTACAGATTCTAGCTCTACCAGTACTTCTAACCAAATTGATGTAGATTTAGGTCCAGCAAAAGTTGTTTCAAGGAAACATGCAGTGGTGAAATTTAATATGCAATATGGTGGTTGGGAATTACATGTATTAGGCAGAAATGGTGCCAaagttaattttaaaagagtCACAGTTAATTCTACTCCTTATCCATTATCTTCAGGGACAATTCTAGATATTGGTGGGACTCAAATGATGTTCATATTACCTGATCATGAACCTATTATCATGCAAAATTGTTTAGATCAAATATTACCAAAACTAGTAGATTCTTATATGAGTATTACAGATAATccagatgatgatgatactttattatcagatttaattaaaaattcgGTCCAATATAAGACAATTATTCAAGAAAGAGATAAtcaattaagaaatttgGAATTACAATCAAAACAAAATGATGTAAAACCACATCAGCAGATACgaacttttaaaatttataatggctcaaataattcaaattatccTAATGgctataataataattctgaCATGGGTAACAATGGCCAACAACCAGGGTTAGTACTATTATCTCCAGATTTATCAGGCTCAACTGCTTCCTTTAGTAGCAATCATTCTGTGGGGACTGCAATTTTAGGTCCAGGTTCATCAAGACATGATATGCCTTCTGTTTTGGCTACTGAATTCCCACATTCTGTAGATTTTAGTTCAGATTTATCCTTACCTGAAAATAGAAGCGTCAAACCACCACATTCTTATGCTACAATGATCACTCAAGCTATATTATCAACTTCAGAAGGTGTAATATCATTAGcagatatttataaatatatttcagATAATTATGCTTACTATAGATTTGCCAAGAGTGGTTGGCAAAATTCCATTAGacataatttatcattgaATAAAGCTTTTGAAAAAGTTCCAAGGAAACCAAATGAACCAGGAAAAGGGATGAAATGGAGAATAAATGAAGATTATCAAAGagatttattgaaaaaatggaattcgggtaaaatttcaaaagttATTAGAAGAGGTTCTTCAGTAACAAGACAATTACAACTTTACATgtcaaaatataatacttTACCAGTACAACAACaagaacaaaaattattacaaaaggaaaaagataaattaaataaaagtaatcTAACTGATAAGACTACTCAATACCAGCAACAAAATCCAATCCAACAATATTCTATTTCACAACAATCAACCCAAAAACAACCATATCAACCAAATACTAATACTAACatcataaataataatactgcTCTTCCAcaacaaaatcaaataattcaaaataatcaatatcaTCACAGTAATAATACATTACAACAATCAAACTCTCTTCCTTCAGCACAATATCAACGAAATTCAATACAAAACCCTCCACatataaaacaaattcATTCATTTGATGGTTCCATTTCAAAACCAACTcataattcaaatagtaAAGAAAATAACCCAATAAGAAGATTAGAAAACGTACCTATGGTTGCAACAAGATCCTCTATGGATTTGAATAATCACTTGCATACGTCCAATTCAATGTCCaatattcttcaaaatcatATGCCAAACCAACCCAtacaacagcaacaacagcaacatGCTACACACAATTATTCGAATTCTTTTCAACATCCAATccaaaattcaaatcagaattctttaaatcAAACACATTTTCAATCAATTTCTAATCAAAACAATTCCTCTTTAATGCCTTTTTCCAATAGTATGAGTTATAGACAAGATGGCCTATCTATCTTAACTACAGCAAATAATAGTGCCAATAcgaattttaattcaaatagtcACGGTAATAACCAATATCCTCATCCTATAAATACGAGTCGATCAATGAATCCAATTTTACAACCACCTACTGGAATTGGTTACTTATCACCAACAAATGATTCTTTATTGGGATCTCCAACTAAGGCATTTCATATAACTGCTATGGAAGCATATACACCAGAGAGAGGTAGTGCTCTACATAATATTTCACCTAATGGCCATCATGCTACTGGAAGTATTAACAACGAAAATCTAAATGTGGGAAATAAAGTTAGCGacaattcaaatactttCAGTAGTACTGATTTAAAAGGCTATTCAGTATCTAACGGCCCACTATTAAAACAAGATAGTAGTGCATCTAAATCAAATGCCAAAAGTTCTCCAAATGTTTGGAATTTATTACAGTTTACTTCTGCCACAAATACTCCTGGCAACCCTTCAAGAGAAAATAATGGCGATGCGTCTTTATTTGGGCCAAATGGTGCAACTATTACTAATGAAAGTAAAGGTATCGATAATGAAGACCGGTCAGCTAATATCTCTTCTTCTCCTTTGAAAAGACAATCGCATAATATCCATAATGCCCCAAATAATGAACTAATATTAGATACAGAAAGTGCCAAGATAAGTGTTGTCCAcgattaa